The DNA region TTTTATTCCATAGTAGATTTCAACTTTAGCCCCTTTgacaagagagataactcctgCAGGAAATTGTTATCAGTGAAGCAACCTCTTGCACGAATGGGCCGCTGGAAATGATCAATATTGGTGGAGTATTCAAGCTTGCTATTAGAGAACTGGTGAATGTTTCAATGAACTGTTTTATCACAAACTAGTATGGTGTTTCTTTCTGAATGTCCCTATTTATAGAATAACATTGCTTTTATTCACTGGGAGGACTTTCAAGCAAGAGATCTTACTTTGTGGCGAAATCAAAAGTTCACtgtctgataaaaaaaataaattaacatagTTTTCACCATTAATATAACCCCCTTTAATTTCGACCTGGCGAACGTTAATTTAGATTCATTGACAATTATTTGgtatctatttttaaaacaatgaaatgctttctttggtgattcatgcgagATATTTTaaaaggtggcgacattgcaaaaaaaaaaaaacccaatccGCGTGAGcaagttatgtaatttttttctgcgaTGGTAGCCACCTTTATATCACCCGCATGAataatcaaagaaagcattttattgtttagagttacatctttcttttaataaaataaaattaataaattgatcgtaaagagtaaataaaatcaacaaaattattgttaatcTACTTTAGTacgttaaataaaaaaaaataaccaagtCATATAAAacgggaatttgagtctgacatcatcatgagcatttcgtgcagtctgtgattATTCTCAGGATGCTAAAGGGTTCgatcaatcgataaacgggaTGTGTACATTTCCGTCCTCTCAGCAGGCAGGGAGCATCGTATTTGAAGGGACAGAATCATCCAAAAGTTCTTGGACaagccaaaaataaaaattcgtgaaaatcatgatattcaagagagagagagagagagagagagagagagagagagagagagagagagagagagagagagagagagagagagagagagagagagagaatcagagagagagagagagagagagagagagagagcatactgcacatgaatatataacttcaattttactggttatttccttcgTTTCACTTCAATTGTTACATGCTCAccaaacgggggggggggggactctatgttagttcattttttttataatttaagaaaaatctttgctgcgagaaaaagtgagGCCAGGGGGTGGGCAGGCCCCCTGCCCCCTCCCCCTGATGCTGCGTACCTGCTTAGTTTCTATAAAGTTATGGATTACAACAATTTTCCGTAAAAGAAAGAGAGAATTGTACTCGGTGGGTGAGAATATATTTCACTATAAATAACCaatatctttctttctttcttttttaattttttttataaagaggcgttttaattatttttcaattttaaaaaatgttaagttcCATATGTAAAATAggcatgttttgaaaaattgtcaaattataTAAACTTTTGGGACTCATAATCACCGTTACTCATCTTCTAGCCTTTTTTATTGATCGGGTTCGAAGTAAAGCTTCGCCGGCATGCATTTCCGGATTTCCCCTTGTCTTAAAATAACAGTCCAATCAGATTCCAGATCCCAAGGGCGACACGTGTATTTCCCCTCGGGCTACGAATATGTCAAACTGTCTTATCTACTAGGAATTGCCACGTTGAACAATTGGCTTTATATATCTGTTTATACACCTGACACATCCTTTATGATATTCACAAGATGGCGAAATTAACGTATCTGTGCATCGCTTGCTTTTTCGTTGTCCTTGTTGCTAGTGATGAGGGAGAACTGAAGATTGATGTTCTGAAGACTGTAGAAGATGataaatgtacaagaaaaagCAAACGACTGGACATGCTTAGCATGCATTATGTAGGAACACTAGAAGATGGAACCAAATTTGACTCCAGGTGAGCACGTGGACAGGTGGAAACTTTGTTACAGGTCGTGTAATGTTTCATGCTGGCAGCATAAGTTAAACTCGGCTTGAATCGGAAACGTCTCTCGTTAACTGCTGCttacatacatatgtataagCTTATGTTAACTACCATATTGCAGTCTTGTTTTGGTAGTACTTAATGTTCATCGTTGTTCATGCATGTAGACACGTGAATTACATATAGGCCTAATGATAAATAAGTTAATTAAGATCGAGTTGCATACACCATATGGTGGTTATGATTAATTAactgttaatttgtttttaaagtaaatccaAAAAAGCGGAAAAAGCAAATTTTACTGTTTTGATATTGAACGCACATTACTTATATgctatatacattgaatataaaaagataaatatactTTAGTTAATTTAAGTCATTAGTTAACTGTAATTAGGTCGCCTTTACCTTAAACTATTGTCAAAAGATTTTCTGCTTGACCGGCTGAGAAAAGAATAGAGTACCGTATGCGTATGCATGTAAAGATAGACGTTTGAGAGGTATAATCCTAATCTTCTCTATATAGGTTCTAGCTAGCTTACACTTACATCAATGATATGGTCTTATTGGGATAAAGTACAAATTTAAACTTTTgcttattttatcatttttaaacatacatgtatacacatataGATTAGATAACCTTTCACTCACAACAGTAAGGTATATTTCTAAAGCACACCAAAGTCTACAACCTGtgcatatattaattttattagtGAAGATCATGGTAGACTGTTTGTGTTCCAACTGGGCCTGGGACTTTTAGGCCAGAGGTAGGCAAGCTTTGACTAGGATTGGTTGGTCAAGGTAGAATCACTGAATTCTTCAATAAAACGGAAGTTAGCAGctaatattttaacagtttgttGATGGTTTTGAAAGTTGTCAGCTATCATGTCTAAGTTGGAGATGCTTGATTGCAACATTTGTTGCTTTGCATACCAGctggttcattttaaaatcaatggtCATGATGAATGTAATAGATACTGAAACTTGAACAGTAGCATAATACATATACAGTTTATTAATTATTCAATGCGGCAAGTGTAGGCTTGTACATATGATATACAAGGATTTTGTGTGAATGAGGATCaatatttatgatttcattACAGCGCCGATCATGGTCAGCCTTTTTCCTTCCAACTGGGTATTGGTCAGGTTATCAAAGGCTGGGACCAGGGGCTTCTGGACATGTGTATCGGAGAAAAGAGAAAGCTGACCATCCCATCCCACTTGGGGTATGGTGACCAAGGAGCAGGTGGGTCTTCTATCTTTGATCTATGATTAGatccattttaacaagaccttggacttttggtaggaCTTGACTATTAGCTATTTCTTGGgtcaaaacaagtaaaaatgatgctggtttcaagcgaaatgtgcaccgattgcgtagtcctagctcaaaagccagacaaatcttgtcaATTTCAAtaagccatggctgagtggccagcaatgaaatagacaggcctatatCAAATTGCCGTTTGACACAACTATCCGAAGTCCAAGctctttttaaaatggttctatttaaaCATATTCACAACAAACCTGACTTGTTCAACATAACCAGCCTTAGATTTGTTGAATCTTTTATCAATGCATAAGTTGTGGTTTTACTAATGAGTACATTAGTCATTGATATTTTGTGAAGGAACTTACTGACATGTATGAATCAATTATTCATAATTCTGTCAAATATCTGAATGATGCTGTACTTACGGCAATGTATAAGGTTTTCACTGTCTGACTTTTGTACAAATGAAAGAGCTTAAATAGGATAGGTGTACCAGTTGCCCAATCCCATTGACCCATTGAGATTATCAGTAAAATAGGTTTAAACTCACTTTATTCAGGTATCTTATTAAGTGGGAATAAACAATAATGTATTCTTCAGCAGACTTCAGCAGCTATTTTTTTGGCTGCCTCTACCGTCTATATAGATTGTGTGATGTGCATactaataagttaaaaatatctCCGAAGAAAGACTGAATAATTAATAGGGGTTAATTTCTGAATTAAATCAAGCATTGAATTAATTAGACAAGACACTACAGATACTCTAGCTtcttattataatttattttatatattaattggatatatattttatttatttacaggGGAGAAGATCCCACCTAAGGCTACCCTTATTTTCGAAGTAGAACTTTTAGATGTTCAAGATGGACCAAAACCAGagaacattttcaaaaagattGATACGGATGAGGACAACAAACTGTCAAGAGAAGAGGTACGTCTATTATTACTAATACCAGGTAGCTCTGACAGCAGTGGTTCACAGGTCAGCGGGGATATGGTGGAATGATTCACAAATTAATCAGATGAATAACAAGTGATTAACTCTGTCAATTAACTTCCCTTATCATgtctggtacatgtacatatatccaTACTAATCTTGTTTAATGAATTAATCTGATATCATAGATGAGTAACAAAAGGATGACttgcatttttttctgcagAGAAGTGACCTTCCCTTGTTAGCACTACATGTGTGCATAAAAAATGGTTTGGTTTACAATGCATTtagattatgaaaaaatattttagtacagtgaatacatgtacaggaCTGGTGTgtggaatgatttttttttagcttaaaaGTGTTTTTGCTGTATGCATTTACTTGTAACTTGTTAAATTGAATTGCCAGCTGTTTTTATGTCCATTCTCATCAATTAAAAGAaacagatttaattttttttatcacattaaTACAGAAGTAGTGGAACTTGacatttgaatgatttattgatCACACGTTGTGCATTTTAAGAATTTGAATGTGCAATTCaggccaattttttttatccattattGCATCAATCTTATTTGACAGTAATGTGACTTTGTCTTGCAGATCTCAGATTTTATAGTTAAACAGACCGAGCAGTCTGGCCAAAAGATCGACCCCTCAGCCAAGGAACATACCGACGTAGTCGAAAACATCTTCCAGCATGAAGACAAAGATAAAGACGGACACATTTCTCATGACGAGTTTAGCGGGCCTAAACATGAAGAACtctaattttatgaattgtaGGGACACAGTTTGAAGTTTTTCTAGCACTGCACTGACATTCTACTGAGATTTTGCTTTTGCTTAATAAGTCAAGcaaatgtataattattaaaaaaaaacttggaaacatcaaatttatcaaaaaaatttactgtttcatttatcatttgattttgactttgaaatgattttgcTTGTAAAGCTTTTTATTTGCTTGACTTTTTAAGCTTTATTTACAGGTTGTGTTTAGTGTTTTGATTGCTTATACAGCACACTAACTTTTCATGCTTTACACAGAATCATGCTGCAAGACATTCTCTCCATCCTGCCTGCTacttaatttgttttcattctttcatatcattttcttattgtttaacttttgggggggggggggttctaccTTTTTAGATCACTGTTATGGATAATTTTTTGTGTGCACAAAAACTTCTTacctaaattatctttaaatccaaattttaaaaacaaaataagcaCAATACATGACTAGAGTACTCATACTGTATAAACAGGTATAGTTTAATTGAATAGCACATAATTCTTTATCGGTAAAAGTTAACTTgcagttcatttttttttttcatcctaaTGTAGATTGCATCATTTTCAACTAACTAGCACTAactcaaaaactttaaccatgCATGCATGACCATCAGACTCTTTACAGTAGCtataaacttgtgtagaggtaAGGAAGCATGCAATACTAACAAAGAATTACACCATTATATGTCACTAGTTTCAGGGCATGTTCAGAACTAAAATGATACGCATGCTTAAAACACTGAGAATTTATTATTGGATattttataaggccaatcattaaaaataaatacatttatactatATTGAAAGTtatttaatttagaaataaaattccaattttaacttctgaaataaatatttcaaaacagaaCTTTATGTAAAGtcagaaaaaaagtaaaaaaaaattgatttattaataACTACCTCatctgaataattatttttttttggctaaatgttttgtttttttattttgctcttGTAGGTTTCTGAGTTTATTTTACAAGAATTGAAAAGTGCTTTTAAAAGTGATGACGTCGATAAAAACAATGGACAGCACAAAGACCTTCtccaaaatgtttttgaaaaagaagATCAAGATAATGATGGGTTCATCTCAAGAGAGGAATTCAGTGGCCCAAAACATGAAGAACTCTGAAAATTAGAATTAATTCAATAACTTTGTTAATCAATTGTGATAGTGTCTGCTTTAATGTGAAACATGAagtttaaaagttgttttagcTTGATTTGAAATTGATAAGATTAAGTAAATGTGGACcactttattttataatttttcaggTTGTGAAGTTatcattaatgaaaaatactGCTATGTATTGGTGCAGGGAGGCTTCAGTTATTCAgtagttttcttttatttacagaacacgtttttttaaatactttagcTTGTGGTTAGAAATAATATGTTGTGGAAAtagtttataaaatgtatttgataGAGATTTGTTTGGCCTATTACCACAGATCTCCGCCCACCTTGTTGATTTGTCACGACAAACCTACGGATTCCCCGTCGATAACAAAAGCGAAGAACACCAAAAAGTGGTGGATGGGATTTTTTACTGGGAGGATTCTGACAAAGACGGGATTATAACCCATGATGAATTCACTGGACCAAAACATGATGAACTTTGATATTCTTAAATTCTATCTTTAAGTCATAATCCCCCTACCCATCCATTTCCATACCAAATTCAtcctaacttttttttttttgtttaagtttagagaattgatttttaaaatttttgcatattttattgcttaatttttttattcaaagtacatgttttatcaatatttgataaGAATCATGCATTCCATTTGGTCAAATTACATAGTATAATGAAACATATCGCATATACATGAatcatgaaaatatatacattaatttgGAGGATATTATTTATTCTATTTATGAAGGCATTTAGTGGTATGTAAGTTGTAAGATTAGAATGATAAACTGGCAAatgtattacaaatgtattttgatagaaatgtactttttattattaaaagtaCTCTTGCATGATGATAAGAATTACAATAAaagagaaatttcaatttttttttagtgtcATTTATTTGAGTTTTGTCTCAAATATGGATCTTTGGTTTCGATTTTATGGCTCAGATTTGACATCCATGTCTATTAAGTTATTGAGTATCCCCAGATGCACAATCCAAGCAAGTTTAGCTAACATAAATAACCTTGATATGGGACCTACTCCTAAAAGGTAAACAAGATATATACCagtattttcactatatataattatatatacatgaagtaGTGGAATGCTGACTCTTGTAAGAAGTTACTTTCTAACAGAAAACAGAAATATATGAACTTAAAGACCACAAACTTAAGATTATTTTAGTGTTAAAACTCGAATGCTGAAGGAGGCAAAAGTTTTCGGAGTAGCTAGGTGTCCTATGATGACTATAACTAAATTTTTACTGTTCCTATCTTCACTTAACCTGGATGGATAACTCATTTTGTAATATTAATATGCTTGACAGACTTGGATACTAAAAGTGAGTCTTAGGTTGAAGACGATGGAGTAATTTAGTCTTCAGAGCAGGTTAATGTTTTAGGAGCAGGTGCCCTGTGATGACCATAACTGTCAAGTATTACTTGTCCAGTCTTTACCAAACATGGATGTATGATGTGTTTTGTGATATTGATACActagacaggcttgaatgcttgATCTGAGCCATTGTAGTTGGATGCTgaaaaaggttaaaaaatattggaggaggttaaagttttttgggGCACAGACATAAGCATCTACTGGCCCAACCTATATGTACAGTACTTGCATGGTTTATGTATCTTTGTAAGTTTAGTACACGGCTAGCTTAAAGGGCCAtagtcatgattttggtcaaattctatttttccgtctttataatttacaatgctttaggaatgcatttctaaagataaaatgaaatttgagagacAGTCTTAGagatataagcaagatacagggctcacaattctttgtcatgtaaacaagtcTCATGCCcaggttttgtttacataggttcaatataccattaaaaaaatcttttttcaagcagatttgtcaaatttttttattcattttaagcataaataagctgttcctaacgtttaacatgTTCATTTtcggtctaaaactggaatctttactttaacatttaaaatgtaaacaaaatctttaCAGTGCAAAGAATTAAAGATACCttactaaaacattgtaaaaattaaaatcagaaaaataagctttgactaaaatcgtgaccatgcccctttaatttaCAGACTATGATCTCAATTAATCTGGATGCTACTGCAGATTAAAGTTTGGTAAATATTAGtgcaatttcaaaaaatattcaactggACAATCAACAGATAAAACTAAGCACATCGTTGTGAAAAGCAAGGGagcctctaccaaaattgtggaATTTATGGACCCAGGGTCAGGGGCTCTGGTGTAAGGGTTAAACTCTGTTGGTCATACATGcaataaaaatgcataatttctttcaaaatgtcCTCTGCAACTATATAGCCATCTAGCAATCATACTGCAGTGTACATGGGTAAATAATCGGAATGCAGCCTGTGCCAACAATTGTGAAATCCATGGGTAAGGGTTTCTTGTATTAATGCTAGGCTGTACTAGTAATAAAgtgtattaattctttaattaaaaatcatcttctccaCTACTGACATAAAGAAGACAAATTAAGAACAAAGAGGTCTCTTCTAGTTTTGTAACATTAATGAACTTGGTCAGGGGTactgattttggtttttttgtaaagggggggggggggggggtcaatggTCATTAAGCTAATATTctttcagcaaaaaaaaaaaggataatcCTGTCAGATAATAGGCATCTAGCATAAACTAAGTGCATATCATAAAAATGAGTAAAAGGACTTGctgaaattgttaaaacatagtggaaatgtttttgtttttgttgttttttgtttttttttgggggggggggggctacaatACTCATATGGcaaataatttgtaatttacaCTGTATATACAAGAGAATATTCAATTTgagtttttgattttaaaaaattgtgtcaTTTTATTAGCCGCCCCCTTGCCAATTAGTTTTCTATACATCTTTCCATTGCCATTCTGTAGATCCTTAACAGGGTTGCAGAATACTCATGTGACCGTTTAGGACCTTGGGTACCTTGTTTTGGGGGTGTGGGGAGgtaaagtacattttttttctttaatcggGGGCGGGTGAGTGGtggttttgttgatttttgcTTGTTAAGAGAATTTTGAGTACACCTCACCAGTTTTAATTTTCACTTTGTTACCAGCTGGCTCTTGCCTGCTGAACCTTATCTTGATGATGGACTGTAGAACTACATCAATCTCTATAATTCAttgaagaaaaatcatatttcttaGTAAGTACGAGTTCTCTCCCTGCAATTGCATTAATTTGGCATTATTGATTATGTATCTTCCTCGTGTGATCGGCTTGGTTCTTTTGAAATGCAACAACTATTAATGAAGTACATGCGACATTTTGCATTTCACAAATTAATATGATTACAGTCTCATTTTAACCagaatttactttaaaaaacttaTTGTAATGCAAATTTTGCCCGCGACGCACactgatgttttaaaaaatatacacaaatcGTGCTCCCCAGaatataaatgttataattttgatttcagGCACAATTATATTTCGTGACAAATTATTTAtgactgtatttttaaaacttaaccAGAACAGATGCGACAGTCggggaatttaaaaaaaaatgatcaccAACAGTAAAGTGCTTTATAAATGCATTGTTGCAGACGCAAGAGATAATACAACAAGCAACATGCTATTTGTTCCACCGCCTATGTACTAATGTTCTCCgacaaaaaagaataaaattgtaATGTGACCGTGGTTTTAATTCAATCTCATTTCCAAAAACGGAGTTCCAACGGAACGATAATAGCTTCAAGTACCAGAAAAATTGTACGAAATGCAGATCAACTCCTctcattaaaaacaataaaaaggcTGCAAAATTACATCTATTCTGTATCATATTCCGGATTTTTTccaatatgataaaaaaaacccctcatttacaacaaaacaattaaaactagttaaataatttattatacacataacaataatataaaaatacaatataactCTTAAAGTTCATCAGACTTCGGCTTATTCTTCTTCATAGCCTTCTCCCCCATCTTGGACAGCTTTGTGAATTCTGAGGGGTCAAGGTGACCGTCTCGGTTCTTGTCTGCCATTGTGAACATAGTTTGGATCATCATGTCCTTCATATTGTCATCCATTGCCATTGGCATCAGTTTCTTGAACTGTTCTCCATTGACAACTTCCACAATCTGTCATAAACCAAAGACAAAGCGGTTCAGAATCATTTTTATACAAGtatattgtcattttaaatatCCCAACGGTAtcttataaacataagaatgttattttttttttttacctccaTGGCGTCAAGAGCCCCGTCCTTGTTGGTGTCCATTCTATGGAACTGGTCAAGGATATCAAACTGGTCTTTTACAGCGAGCATTTCTACTTCAAGAATTACGGTCGCTCCTCCTGGTACAGCATCTTGAAATACgaatattaaatgaaagtttCAATTCCAAtactataacatacatgtaaagttAAAATGTATCCAgcatacaatattattttttgaaaaaagaagaaaaaatgtcgctcagagagagagagagagagagagagagagagagagagagagagagagagagagagagagagagagagagagagagagagagatcaaacATACCGATGCCTTTGGATCCGTAGGCCAGGGCTGATGGAACCGTAAGCCGTCTTTTCTCACCCGCACACATTTCCTCTACACCCTGTTCCAGGCCCTTGATAACTTGTTTTGTTCCCAAcgtgaaaaaaattggttcaCCCTCATAGCTGTAAAAATTGAAAGTTGTTTAGTGCCGACCAGGGTTCATAGTTTTCGTGCAATCGGAGTAACGCTTACTTAGCAACTTTTCTCCAAATAGTAAGACTATGAAATCAACAAACGAGTTTGACTCACCTGTTAAAAAATTCGGTGCCATTTTCTAATGTTCCTTTAAAATGAACTTGAACGACATTCCCTTCTTTGGCTTTCTTCTCGCAATCCCCTGGTGGAGGAACTATCGTGTAGATGTCCACCTTCTTTGGCGAGGCACCCTCCTCACAGGAGACGAGAACCACCGCAAAGCAGAGGCCGACAAAAAGGGTGGTATATTTGGTCAGAGACATAATAGATAATAATTTGTCTGTCTAGAGAACTAAACTTTATATGTCTAGGGTATTCAGTGAAAAAGGAAGACTTTGGAATTGATGGATTGTCCTTTTGCAGTAGAGCAAGAGCCCTGAGCAAGACACGTAGACTATATCTAGATGCCTGCGGGGCAAGATGTTACTTTTGGTTACGAGGGTATAACAACGTTCTAATTTCCATAACCCCACAACCTACCTGGACAAGTTAGATTATGTACTTCCTTATGGCTTACAATACTTTGTTCCTTTTAGGACAGTATAGATGAGGCATGATAAATGAAAAGTCAAAGGACCCCGGTATTTGGTGAACTTAAGCTATGCCAGTGTGGACCCAGTGGTTATTTTCGAATTTTACGGTGTTGTTTAGCCTATGCAAATACgtttacattcaaaatatattagTATATGTAACAAGAAACGAcgaaaattcaaatacatgtattttaaccaCAGCTGTTGTATACATTTTCTTGTCTTATGATTAGGTATACtgaatgtacattgtatattggTGCACATCGCGCCCATGAAATTTGCTGAGACAGTTAAATCAACTTTCGCCTTAATCTCAGACATTTTTTTCCATTCGTCTTAAAATGGAACCGGTCCTTTTAATAGTTACTAAGCTACTGACAATTAAACCAAAATTTATAGTAGTTTCTCCGTATTCTTAATTTACTGCTTCGGAAAGCTATAAAGGTTTAAGtcaggtttttttcttcaaccaAACACGCTAAGGATTTAAGGTATACGGAGGGTGCACATGATTATCTAAGGAAAACGATATGCGCAGATCAATTAggcaaattcaaatatttatgtatcaaataaaattaattgctGTTTTGATAAACTAACAGAAAGCATCCTATTcataatgccccccccccccccaacaataAAATCAGTTTACATATTTGTGTACTTGAAGTTCTTGCATACAATTTTCTCAATGGCACCACTTTAATTAGAAATGctaataaaattatgaattatgGGCAACTCAAACCTGTTTCATTGCTTATTCACTTTGCAAACATCGAAAGAAGCAATGTACCAAATTCTATGGGTAGAGGTGTTGCTAGATGTTTTTGCTTTGTTACGGCTTGAATTCAATTCACAGAAATCGTGACTCTGGACTTAAAATTATAGACATAGAACGATATAGGGAACAATCTTTGACGACGTACAATTTTAATACATcgtattgctttttaaaatgagTAAAATGAGTCAGAAGAGGTGCAAAGTTCAACATAGGAATATTAAGGAAGATCATTTAACATCATCAAAAgaactttaaatattactttgcAAGCATCCTTCTGTAATGAATTTTATACGTTCTAAAAACGCTCTATAATACATTGTAACCACAAGTTGCATTCATAACTCCATAAACCCAATTGCTcgttacaatttttaaatgcaagcatatcaacatacatgtaaaaacaattcattttcaGTGATCAAAGTAATGTATGAACACTCATTGTATTTTCCCCACTATTTTTCAAGAAATAGCTCGTATGAAACATTTCCATGTCTATGTTCTattgtctttgaatttttcttcaTCTATCCATCAGCAAGTTACACAGAAGGAACAACATTATCTTCTAAATATGAAGATTACCGTGGTTATTTCATTTACTTAGTAACCTGATGTCAGCTTGTGCAAGTCCGTACAGTTAAATAAATGCTATCAACGAGGCTTAAGTTTTAATTGATAATGAaatagaatcattttaacaagaccttggactttcagtaggacgtggCTATCTAATTcgtgcgtcaaaacaagttgaaatGACGCGATTTCGAGCAAAATATATGCACCAACTGCGTAGTCTTGGCTCAA from Crassostrea angulata isolate pt1a10 chromosome 7, ASM2561291v2, whole genome shotgun sequence includes:
- the LOC128191365 gene encoding peptidyl-prolyl cis-trans isomerase FKBP9-like; amino-acid sequence: MTKSQGMLHLVLVLLLQSSAVFCNDQEDISYKIINPPHSGCEQEVKDGDNIQVNFIGTLKDGTEFVNTYADDLPYYFVVGSKKVPKGLSQGTLGMCPGEIREVNIPSHLGFGDEEKDNIPRGSRLVYEIELIDFLEVKIDFFDTLDVDKNEQLNLEEVEQYFSLPEVSDVFGDVTSSESSLNFLTQTLMNLGDENGDDLISREEFYILQDFKNQQQKEKESMMEFREDLTDKLLSIMSLTKYTTLFVGLCFAVVLVSCEEGASPKKVDIYTIVPPPGDCEKKAKEGNVVQVHFKGTLENGTEFFNSYEGEPIFFTLGTKQVIKGLEQGVEEMCAGEKRRLTVPSALAYGSKGIDAVPGGATVILEVEMLAVKDQFDILDQFHRMDTNKDGALDAMEIVEVVNGEQFKKLMPMAMDDNMKDMMIQTMFTMADKNRDGHLDPSEFTKLSKMGEKAMKKNKPKSDEL
- the LOC128156570 gene encoding uncharacterized protein LOC128156570 isoform X1, which gives rise to MAKLTYLCIACFFVVLVASDEGELKIDVLKTVEDDKCTRKSKRLDMLSMHYVGTLEDGTKFDSSADHGQPFSFQLGIGQVIKGWDQGLLDMCIGEKRKLTIPSHLGYGDQGAGEKIPPKATLIFEVELLDVQDGPKPENIFKKIDTDEDNKLSREEISAHLVDLSRQTYGFPVDNKSEEHQKVVDGIFYWEDSDKDGIITHDEFTGPKHDEL
- the LOC128156570 gene encoding uncharacterized protein LOC128156570 isoform X2: MAKLTYLCIACFFVVLVASDEGELKIDVLKTVEDDKCTRKSKRLDMLSMHYVGTLEDGTKFDSSADHGQPFSFQLGIGQVIKGWDQGLLDMCIGEKRKLTIPSHLGYGDQGAGEKIPPKATLIFEVELLDVQDGPKPENIFKKIDTDEDNKLSREEISDFIVKQTEQSGQKIDPSAKEHTDVVENIFQHEDKDKDGHISHDEFSGPKHEEL